TGGGCTGTCCGCAGATATTTGTATTTCTTTGAACAAATGGGATTTCGTCGGATGGCAGATGTGACGATGAAGCATGTCCGCCAATTCATCGTTGCGGCAGCACCGGAGATGACTGACGGCAGCCTGCATAATTTGCTCTGCTATATCCGTCAATTTCACATTTTCCTTCAGGAAAACGGCGAAGCTGCGCCTGACTGTATAGAGCTTCTGTCGTACCCGATTCCACGTAAAGCTCGCATCAAAGGATATATTACCGATGACGAGCTTGTGCGGATTATGGCGCAAATCAATACAAAAACGGCTATGGGAAAGCGTGACGCTGCCATCATAAGTCTGGGTGCGACTACAGGGCTGCGAGCCGTGGATATCGTTCATTTGAGGCTTGGGGATATTGACTGGCGAAAGGGCGAGGTTCGGATTTCTCAAAGTAAAACAAGCGAATCGCTATCTCTGCCGCTTGTTCATGAAACCGGTGAACTCATAAAGGATTACATCTTAAATGCCCGTCCTGCTTCTGCATACGGAGAGATATTCCTACGCGCAAGAGCGCCGATTTGCCCGTTGGCAGACGGCGTTCCCGTTGGGGACATGTTTGACCAATACGTGAAAAAAGCCGGGATAGAGCGCAAGCCGTATGACGGCAAAACCTTTCATGGTTTGCGGCGGCATCTGGCTAAAAATCTGATTGTCTCCGGTGTCCCGGTAACGACGATTGCTCAGATTCTTGGGCATCAAAGCATGGAATCCGTAAAACAATACCTGTCGTTGGACGGCCAGAATCTAAAGGAGTGCGCGCTCGATTTCAGCGCCATCCCCTTGGCTCGCGAGGGGGTGGTCATGTGAGCAATACTTTTTCTGGTTGCTTTGCCGACAGGCTTGAGGATATGCTTAAGTTCAAAACGGCTCTTGGATATTCACGCAATACATATTTGGGACAGGCTATGAGCTTTGACAAATATTGCTCGCAGCATTTCCCATCCGAAACTATTCTTACAAAGGACTTGGCAATGCAATGGGTAAACGCCCGCGATGCCTCCGGCTTCCACGGGAGAGCCTGTTTCATACGCGGTTTTGCCGAATACCTTACCTCCATCGGAGAAGAAGCATATGTGCTTCCAAACAAATATGCCGGAGGAAAAGCATCGTTTTTGCCATACATATTTACAGACAAGGAGCTTGCCGAAGTATTCCATGAAATTGACTGTACGAAAACCCGGGACTCGTTCCAGTCGTATCTTCTGTCCGTGATCTTTCGCTTAATCTATACTTGCGGACTGCGCCCCAATGAAGGACGCGAACTGCGCAGAAGCTCCATCAATCTGCAAACCGGAGAGATACTGATTACGGAAACGAAGAAAAACAAAGACCGCATCGTGGTCATGTCCGACGATATGCGTCGGTTGGCAACCGACTATGCGAAACTCCGGAACGCCGCGTTTCCAGACAGCGAATATTTTTTCCCGAGCAAAACCGGACGACCGTATTCTGCGTCATGGCTTCAAGGCAAATTCAAAGATTTTTTTGCTGCCGCTAATAACGACGTTGACCCGGATACGCTGCCGCCCGTGAGAGTTTATGATCTTCGTCATCGTTTTGCTTCCGCCGCGCTGCACCGCTGGCTGGATGAGGGTAAGGATCTCTACTCTCGTCTACCGTATCTCCGTACCTATATGGGACACAAGGAGCTCGCCGCCACAGCCTACTATATTCATCTGTTGCCTGAAAACCTTGTAAAATCCGCAGGAATTGACTGGGATGCACTGGGCAGGATGATACCGGAGGTGGAATTGTGGGACGAGTAAAGGATGAAACGCTGTTCAGGCTGGTGCATGATTATCTGAAAATGTATCTTCCCCAACAGAGACGCGCCAGTCCCCACACGATAAAGGCGTACAGAACAGCGATGGAACAGCTTTTCGATTATATTACAAAGAAAAACGGTATCCCGATAGCGTCGCTTACATTTGAAATGCTGGATGCCGAAGCGGTGTCTTCGTTCCTTGATTGGCTGACAGCAGAAAAGAAATGCTGTGCCAATACAAGAAACCATAGATTGGCATGTATCCGAGCCTTCTTTGCCTATGCTTCTGCCTGTGCGCCGGAGAATGTCACTTATTCGGCGGCGCTCACAAAGATTCCAATTCAAAAGCAGGACAAGTATGCGGGCGTGGACTATATGGATGAGGCTGCGGTTGAGGCTTTGCTGAAACAGCCGGACACACAAACACGAAAGGGCCTTCGAGACCAGTTCTTTATGATCTTAATGTACGATACTGCCGCCAGAATTCAGGAGATGCTTGATCTGCGCATCTGCGATATCCGCCCCGGCGCTACTCCCACGGCGACATTGCTCGGTAAGGGTTCCAAGGTTCGCACTGTGCCTTTGATGCCGGAAACTATGCAGCATTTTAATAATTATATATCTGTATTTCACCCGGGAGAAAGTATCTATTCTCAAGAAACGCTTTTCTTTGTGGAACGCAGAGGGCAAAGGCTGCCGATGTCCGACGATACGGTCAGGTACTTTCTCAAGCAATACGCTGTAGAAGCAAAAAGCGCCTGTCCATCCATACCGGATAATGTCCATCCGCATTTGTTCAGGCACAGCAGGGCAATGCATTTATACCGGCGCGGAATGGATTTGACGCTTATCTCCCAGTGGCTTGGCCACGCCCATCTTGAGACCTCTTTGATTTACGCGCACGCCGATACGGAACAGAAACGACAGGCGATTGAAAAATCCATGGGAGGAAAGGTTACCGGCGGCATTGAAGTCCCAAAGTACATCGTAGATGACGAGACGCTCCTGAAGCGCCTTTACGGTCTGCGTTGAAAAAAGTTATCCCGCAATTTTGCAAGCATCTTTCCAAACGGACAGGCAGAAAACGCAGTCTAATGGAAAAAAGTTATCCCGAAAGATTTGTCCGAAAATGCTCACTGGTGTGCGCTTTTCAGCCACTTTCGGGATAACTATATTTACGGGATAACTGGTTTTGTTCCGAATCTATTTCTTTAATAGCTGGCAGTTTAATAAAAGCGCCCATCTGAATGATTTAAATCTTTCAAATGGGCGCTTATTTATGGTTATTCTACTGTGATAACAGAGACGGGACAGTTATCTCGCGCTTCTGCTGCTGAGTCTTCCGAAGATTCAGGAACAGGGTCCGCGCAAACCTCCGCATGCCCGTCATCAGCCATCCGAAATACCTCCGGACAGGTGGATGCACATAGCCCGCAGGAAATGCAGTTTTCTCTGTCAATTATCGCTTTCATATACTGATATTCCTTTCTGAATCAGGCATTCATGAACAGTTTGATGTCATCATCAACTGTTCCGACACCCGCGATACCGAATTTTTCAACCAATACCTTAGCCACATTGGGAGACAGAAAGCCCGGCAGCGTGGGGCCGAGGTGGATGTTCTTCACGCCCAAGTACAGCAAAGCCAAGAGAACGATGACGGCCTTCTGTTCGTACCAGGCGATATTGAAAGCAATCGGCAGCTTGTTAATATCGTCGAGTCCAAACACCTCTTTGAGTTTCAGGGCGATGACCGCCAGAGAATAGGAGTCGTTGCACTGTCCGGCGTCCAGAACTCTCGGAATACCGCCGATATCGCCCAGCTTCAGTTTATTATAGCGATACTTCGCACAGCCCGCCGTAAGAATTACCGTGTCCTTCGGGAGCTTCTCCGCAAACTCGGTGTAGTATTCCCTGGACTTCATACGTCCGTCACAGCCGGCCATAACAAAGAACTTTTTGATCGCACCGGATTTGACGGCGTCGACGATCTTGTCTGCCAGAGCCATCACCTGATTATGGGCAAAGCCGCCGACAATGCTGCCAGTCTCAATCTCATCGGGCGCGGGAAGAGTCTTGGCAAGCGCGATGATCTCGGAAAAGTCCTTTTTGCCGTTCTCATCGGCTTCAATATGCTTGCAGCCGGGATAGCCGGTGGAACCCGTGGTAAAGATTCTGCCCCGGACCTCCTCACTTCTTGGCGGGACGATGCAGTTGGTAGTAAAGAGGATGGGGCCATGGAAGGAGACAAATTCCTCAAGCTGCTTCCACCATGCATTGCCGTAGTTTCCGGCAAAGTTGTCGTATTTTTTGAAAGCCGGGTAATAATGGGCAGGCAGCATCTCGCTGTGGGTATACACATCCACGCCAGTACCTTTGGTTTGCTCCAGAAGCTGCTCCAGATCGGTCAGGTCGTGACCGGAAATCAGGATCGCAGGATTTTTTCTGACGCCGATATTGACTTCGGTGATTTCAGGATTGCCGAACCGTGACGTGTTGGCCTCGTCCAGTAGCGCCATAACTTTGACACCGTATTCGCCGGTTTTCAGCGTCAGCGCGACAAGATCGTCGGCGGAGAGGGAGTCGTCCAGTGTT
This genomic window from Caproicibacterium sp. BJN0003 contains:
- a CDS encoding tyrosine-type recombinase/integrase, which translates into the protein MHSRDFHKNTKWDFAWAVRRYLYFFEQMGFRRMADVTMKHVRQFIVAAAPEMTDGSLHNLLCYIRQFHIFLQENGEAAPDCIELLSYPIPRKARIKGYITDDELVRIMAQINTKTAMGKRDAAIISLGATTGLRAVDIVHLRLGDIDWRKGEVRISQSKTSESLSLPLVHETGELIKDYILNARPASAYGEIFLRARAPICPLADGVPVGDMFDQYVKKAGIERKPYDGKTFHGLRRHLAKNLIVSGVPVTTIAQILGHQSMESVKQYLSLDGQNLKECALDFSAIPLAREGVVM
- a CDS encoding tyrosine-type recombinase/integrase, with the protein product MSNTFSGCFADRLEDMLKFKTALGYSRNTYLGQAMSFDKYCSQHFPSETILTKDLAMQWVNARDASGFHGRACFIRGFAEYLTSIGEEAYVLPNKYAGGKASFLPYIFTDKELAEVFHEIDCTKTRDSFQSYLLSVIFRLIYTCGLRPNEGRELRRSSINLQTGEILITETKKNKDRIVVMSDDMRRLATDYAKLRNAAFPDSEYFFPSKTGRPYSASWLQGKFKDFFAAANNDVDPDTLPPVRVYDLRHRFASAALHRWLDEGKDLYSRLPYLRTYMGHKELAATAYYIHLLPENLVKSAGIDWDALGRMIPEVELWDE
- a CDS encoding tyrosine-type recombinase/integrase, whose translation is MGRVKDETLFRLVHDYLKMYLPQQRRASPHTIKAYRTAMEQLFDYITKKNGIPIASLTFEMLDAEAVSSFLDWLTAEKKCCANTRNHRLACIRAFFAYASACAPENVTYSAALTKIPIQKQDKYAGVDYMDEAAVEALLKQPDTQTRKGLRDQFFMILMYDTAARIQEMLDLRICDIRPGATPTATLLGKGSKVRTVPLMPETMQHFNNYISVFHPGESIYSQETLFFVERRGQRLPMSDDTVRYFLKQYAVEAKSACPSIPDNVHPHLFRHSRAMHLYRRGMDLTLISQWLGHAHLETSLIYAHADTEQKRQAIEKSMGGKVTGGIEVPKYIVDDETLLKRLYGLR
- a CDS encoding ferredoxin, which codes for MKAIIDRENCISCGLCASTCPEVFRMADDGHAEVCADPVPESSEDSAAEARDNCPVSVITVE
- the hcp gene encoding hydroxylamine reductase, with translation MSMFCYQCQETAGGKGCAVRGVCGKTEEVAKLQDLLIYTLKGISEIVVKGKLDVKTLGETNYEVLSSLFMTITNANFDDGSIEKQIMKMIAVRDKLRNSVASAGLHDAATFTVSSRASMLEKAATVGVLSTENEDVRSLREMITYGLKGMAAYAEHAKNIGKEDLTINAFIYEALAATLDDSLSADDLVALTLKTGEYGVKVMALLDEANTSRFGNPEITEVNIGVRKNPAILISGHDLTDLEQLLEQTKGTGVDVYTHSEMLPAHYYPAFKKYDNFAGNYGNAWWKQLEEFVSFHGPILFTTNCIVPPRSEEVRGRIFTTGSTGYPGCKHIEADENGKKDFSEIIALAKTLPAPDEIETGSIVGGFAHNQVMALADKIVDAVKSGAIKKFFVMAGCDGRMKSREYYTEFAEKLPKDTVILTAGCAKYRYNKLKLGDIGGIPRVLDAGQCNDSYSLAVIALKLKEVFGLDDINKLPIAFNIAWYEQKAVIVLLALLYLGVKNIHLGPTLPGFLSPNVAKVLVEKFGIAGVGTVDDDIKLFMNA